The following proteins come from a genomic window of Natrinema saccharevitans:
- a CDS encoding LamB/YcsF family protein, producing MTTIDINCDMGESFGNWQMGRDEEVMPYITSANIAGGFHAGDPHVMRETVSLAAEHDVAIGVHPGLPDRMGFGRRKIDASPEAVRDYVVYQLGALTAFARRHGAAVQHVKPHGAMYSMLSESPEHARAAMEGMLEVDDDLIYLATDMNIYEVAQEVDGLRAVFEGYVDLDYRADRSLIVERELADRDPELVADRFVSIATDGVVEAANGEEIAVPADSICIHGDNPNAVAILEAIHERVGEHGIELESLSAIA from the coding sequence GTGACGACGATAGACATCAACTGCGATATGGGAGAGAGTTTCGGGAACTGGCAGATGGGGCGGGACGAGGAAGTCATGCCCTATATCACGTCAGCGAACATCGCAGGGGGGTTCCACGCCGGCGACCCCCACGTCATGCGCGAGACGGTCTCGCTCGCCGCCGAACACGACGTGGCGATCGGCGTCCATCCGGGACTCCCCGACAGGATGGGGTTCGGCCGGCGGAAGATCGATGCCAGTCCCGAAGCGGTTCGGGACTACGTCGTGTATCAACTCGGTGCGCTCACCGCGTTCGCGCGCCGCCACGGTGCCGCGGTGCAACACGTCAAGCCCCACGGCGCGATGTATTCGATGCTCTCGGAGAGCCCGGAACACGCCCGCGCCGCCATGGAGGGGATGCTCGAGGTCGACGACGACCTGATCTACCTCGCGACCGATATGAACATCTACGAGGTCGCACAGGAGGTCGACGGGCTCCGGGCCGTCTTCGAGGGGTACGTCGACTTGGATTACCGGGCCGACCGCTCGCTCATCGTCGAACGGGAACTCGCGGACCGCGATCCCGAACTCGTGGCCGACCGATTCGTCTCGATCGCGACGGACGGCGTCGTCGAGGCGGCCAACGGGGAAGAGATCGCCGTCCCCGCCGACAGTATCTGTATCCACGGCGACAATCCGAACGCCGTCGCGATCCTCGAGGCGATCCACGAGCGAGTCGGCGAACACGGGATCGAACTCGAGTCGCTGTCGGCGATCGCGTAA
- a CDS encoding acetyl-CoA carboxylase biotin carboxylase subunit produces the protein MFEKVLIANREEIAVRIAQACADLGIDSVAVYSDADEDAKHVRLADEAYHIGPSKAKESYLDQDALLEAARAADADAIHPGYGFLAENESFAAAVEESEFEWIGPPSDVMADFGEKTKARKIMAEADVPIVPGTTEPITSPEAVEAFADEHGYPVAIKADGGGGGRGLKIVHEPSQIESKLQEAIREGDAYFDNPNVYLERFLEGPRHIEVQIMGDEHGNVRHFGERDCTVQRRQQKLVEESPSPVLDDETRDAICAAARRGAAAADYVNAGTVEFLYEDGDFYFIEVNARIQVEHTVTEELTGIDLVKWQLRVAAGEELPFSQDEIEPRGAAMEFRLNAEDPDNDFTPLPGTLSTYEPPRGIGVRVDDGVDEGDSIAPFYDSMFGKLIVTGRDRAEVIARGKRALDETAIEGVPTTVPFHRELLEDEGFLANDHTTKYVDRELVGE, from the coding sequence GTGTTCGAAAAGGTCCTGATCGCGAACCGCGAGGAGATCGCCGTTCGAATCGCGCAGGCGTGTGCGGATCTCGGAATCGACTCGGTCGCCGTCTACAGCGATGCGGACGAGGACGCGAAACACGTCCGACTGGCTGACGAGGCCTACCATATCGGTCCCTCGAAGGCGAAGGAGAGCTACTTGGACCAGGACGCGTTGCTCGAGGCCGCACGGGCGGCCGACGCCGACGCGATCCATCCTGGATACGGGTTCCTCGCGGAGAACGAGTCGTTCGCGGCCGCCGTCGAGGAAAGCGAGTTCGAGTGGATCGGGCCGCCGAGCGACGTGATGGCCGACTTCGGCGAGAAGACCAAAGCGCGCAAGATCATGGCCGAGGCCGACGTTCCCATCGTTCCGGGGACGACCGAGCCGATCACGTCGCCGGAGGCGGTCGAAGCGTTCGCGGACGAACACGGGTACCCGGTCGCGATCAAGGCCGACGGCGGTGGCGGCGGCCGCGGGCTCAAAATCGTTCACGAGCCGTCACAGATCGAATCGAAGCTACAGGAAGCGATCCGAGAAGGGGACGCGTACTTCGACAATCCCAACGTCTATCTCGAGCGCTTCCTCGAGGGGCCGCGTCACATCGAGGTCCAGATCATGGGCGACGAACACGGGAACGTCCGCCATTTCGGCGAACGGGACTGCACCGTTCAGCGCCGCCAGCAGAAACTCGTCGAGGAGTCGCCCTCCCCCGTGCTGGACGACGAGACCCGCGACGCGATCTGTGCGGCGGCCCGTCGCGGCGCGGCGGCAGCGGACTACGTCAACGCCGGGACGGTCGAGTTCCTCTACGAAGACGGCGACTTCTACTTCATCGAGGTCAACGCTCGGATCCAGGTCGAACACACCGTGACGGAGGAACTCACTGGAATCGATCTGGTGAAGTGGCAGCTCCGGGTCGCGGCCGGCGAGGAACTCCCATTTTCCCAAGACGAGATCGAACCGCGAGGTGCCGCCATGGAGTTCCGACTCAACGCCGAGGATCCGGACAACGATTTCACGCCGCTCCCGGGGACGCTCTCGACGTACGAACCGCCCCGAGGGATCGGCGTCCGCGTCGACGACGGCGTCGACGAGGGCGATTCGATCGCGCCGTTCTACGACTCGATGTTCGGCAAACTGATCGTCACCGGGCGAGACAGAGCGGAGGTGATCGCTCGCGGCAAGCGCGCGCTCGACGAAACGGCCATCGAGGGCGTCCCGACGACGGTTCCGTTCCACCGCGAGTTGCTCGAAGACGAGGGGTTCCTGGCGAACGATCACACGACCAAGTACGTGGATCGGGAACTCGTGGGCGAGTAG
- a CDS encoding 5-oxoprolinase subunit B family protein, translating to MDDERITPVELPEPRYEYGGDDHVFVELAEEMSFTANFKAMAITQQVADRDIEGVVENCPANASYMLRIDPDVIRPDDLIDELKAIEAETDIENYEWETRVIDVPVLFEDPWTHETLMEFRDRHQDPDSTDLEYSAQLNGFDDVDSFIDAFVGAPHMVTMVGFVPGLPWCFQMVPRSQQLEVPKYVEPRTDTPGRAVGFGGAFSVIYPVQGAGGYQLFGRTPVEVLDTDRTLPDFRDSMVFPNPGDILNYRRIDRAEYDEIREAVEDGTYEFEYETVTFSPDEFFESPREYNARLVEGEA from the coding sequence ATGGACGACGAACGTATTACACCCGTAGAACTTCCCGAACCGAGATACGAGTACGGGGGAGACGACCACGTGTTCGTCGAACTCGCGGAGGAAATGAGCTTCACGGCCAATTTCAAGGCCATGGCGATCACCCAACAGGTCGCCGATCGAGACATCGAGGGGGTCGTGGAGAACTGTCCGGCCAACGCGTCCTACATGCTTCGCATCGATCCGGACGTCATCCGGCCGGACGATCTGATCGACGAACTGAAAGCGATCGAGGCGGAGACCGACATCGAGAACTACGAGTGGGAGACGCGGGTCATCGACGTCCCGGTCCTGTTCGAGGACCCGTGGACCCACGAGACGCTCATGGAGTTTCGCGACCGCCATCAGGACCCGGACTCGACGGACCTCGAGTACTCTGCTCAGCTCAACGGGTTCGACGACGTCGACTCGTTCATCGACGCGTTCGTCGGCGCACCGCATATGGTGACGATGGTCGGGTTCGTTCCGGGACTCCCGTGGTGTTTCCAGATGGTGCCGCGCAGTCAACAGCTGGAAGTGCCCAAATACGTCGAACCGCGGACCGACACGCCCGGACGCGCGGTCGGTTTCGGTGGCGCGTTCTCGGTCATCTACCCGGTTCAGGGGGCCGGCGGCTACCAGCTGTTCGGTCGCACGCCGGTCGAAGTGCTGGACACCGACCGGACGCTGCCCGACTTCCGCGATTCGATGGTGTTCCCGAACCCAGGTGACATCTTGAACTACAGACGGATCGATCGGGCGGAGTACGACGAAATCCGCGAGGCCGTCGAAGACGGGACCTACGAGTTCGAGTACGAGACGGTGACCTTCTCGCCCGACGAGTTCTTCGAGTCGCCACGCGAATACAACGCCCGGCTCGTGGAGGGGGAAGCATGA
- a CDS encoding 5-oxoprolinase subunit C family protein, translating to MIEIEEGGIATTIQDLGRTGHYHIGMPPSGAMDRYAHTVANYLVGNDADAATVEMTYQGITATFREDAVIAITGADMSPRVNGDPIETWRSVAVEAGDELALSFATEGARAYLAVAGGIDVPKVMGSGSTYTLVGIGGHEGRALEAGDELSIGESNDGDELVGTRVGDEYVPTYADEETVRIVLGLTDYRLTEAAKETLCNAEWTVSSEADRVGYRLEGPDLEFEEREQPFGAGTDPSNVVDLGYPIGSIQVPNQPIVLMQDAVTGGGYATVGTVISADRGLLAQRQTHDSVYFEAVDVDDAHAAREERNERLEAVRAAIDGGI from the coding sequence ATGATCGAGATCGAAGAGGGCGGTATCGCGACGACGATACAAGATCTCGGACGCACCGGCCACTACCACATCGGAATGCCGCCGTCGGGCGCGATGGACCGGTACGCACACACGGTCGCCAACTACCTCGTCGGAAACGACGCCGACGCCGCGACCGTCGAGATGACCTATCAGGGCATCACGGCGACGTTCCGAGAGGACGCCGTGATCGCGATCACCGGCGCGGACATGTCGCCGAGAGTCAACGGCGATCCGATCGAGACGTGGCGGTCCGTCGCCGTCGAGGCCGGCGACGAACTCGCCCTCTCGTTCGCGACCGAAGGGGCGCGGGCGTATCTCGCCGTCGCCGGCGGTATCGACGTACCGAAGGTGATGGGCAGCGGGTCGACGTACACGCTCGTCGGCATCGGTGGCCACGAGGGTCGCGCCCTCGAGGCGGGCGACGAACTGTCGATCGGCGAGTCCAACGACGGCGACGAACTGGTCGGAACGCGAGTCGGCGACGAGTACGTCCCCACGTACGCGGACGAGGAGACCGTCCGGATCGTCCTCGGACTGACCGACTACCGGCTGACCGAGGCGGCGAAGGAGACGCTTTGCAACGCCGAATGGACGGTCTCGTCGGAGGCCGATCGCGTCGGCTACCGGCTCGAGGGACCGGACCTCGAGTTCGAGGAGCGCGAACAGCCGTTCGGTGCCGGGACCGATCCGTCGAACGTCGTCGATCTCGGCTACCCAATCGGCTCGATCCAGGTACCGAACCAGCCGATCGTCCTGATGCAGGACGCGGTCACTGGCGGAGGCTACGCGACCGTCGGGACGGTCATCAGCGCCGACCGCGGACTGCTCGCACAGCGACAGACCCACGATTCGGTGTACTTCGAGGCCGTCGACGTCGACGACGCACACGCCGCCCGCGAGGAGCGCAACGAACGCCTCGAAGCCGTTCGCGCGGCGATCGATGGCGGGATCTGA
- a CDS encoding acetyl-CoA carboxylase, whose product MSDKTTITSPMPGVFYRRPDPDDPPFVEPGDEVEEGETVGLVEVMKNFHDIEADSSGTVGEFLVEDEAEIEADQPLVEVE is encoded by the coding sequence ATGTCCGACAAGACCACGATTACGTCACCGATGCCGGGCGTCTTCTACCGCCGTCCCGATCCCGATGACCCGCCGTTCGTCGAGCCGGGAGACGAGGTCGAGGAGGGCGAGACGGTCGGACTCGTCGAAGTCATGAAGAACTTCCACGATATCGAGGCCGACAGTTCGGGGACCGTCGGCGAGTTCCTCGTCGAGGACGAGGCCGAGATCGAGGCCGACCAGCCGCTCGTCGAGGTCGAGTAA